The Gemmata palustris genome includes a region encoding these proteins:
- a CDS encoding beta-ketoacyl-[acyl-carrier-protein] synthase family protein: MVSNSRRTVLTGFGVLNPIGSTPEAFWDALVSGARGVRTVSLFDASELPCHIAGEVQGFSAKALIDKSYRRSLNAMARTVELGVIGAQLGLQNAGIAKGTVPAHRIGIEFASLMGATDLNDMAAASKVSSPDGETISHALWGSAGLPEITPLWMLKYLPNMPACHATILYDIQGPSNTQIPGDTSGLVALFEAARIIRRNTADVMVVGGSEARINPITLSRHNLFVQLSRRNDDPGHAVRPFDADRDGTVLGEGSAVFALEELNHARNRNATILGELVGWAAGVDRGKKGPGLARVIRNALTAAGIQPQDVDHVNAHGTGTTIGDSFEARGISEVFGRDVPVFAPLSRFGNLGAASGLMELACSVLALRHGLLPGTLNHEKPAADCPIAVHAGAPRPVTKPYVVKVTYTGLGQCAVAVVKKWD, from the coding sequence ATGGTAAGCAACTCTCGCCGCACCGTGCTGACCGGGTTCGGCGTACTCAACCCGATCGGGTCCACGCCCGAAGCGTTCTGGGACGCACTCGTCTCGGGCGCCCGCGGCGTGCGCACGGTTTCGCTCTTCGACGCCTCCGAACTCCCCTGCCACATTGCGGGCGAGGTGCAGGGGTTCTCCGCGAAGGCACTAATCGACAAGAGCTACCGCCGGTCGCTCAACGCGATGGCCCGGACGGTCGAACTCGGCGTCATCGGCGCACAACTCGGGCTCCAGAACGCCGGTATCGCGAAGGGCACGGTCCCCGCGCACCGGATCGGCATCGAGTTCGCGTCGCTGATGGGCGCGACAGACCTGAACGACATGGCCGCCGCGAGCAAGGTATCGTCCCCGGACGGCGAAACGATCAGCCACGCCCTTTGGGGTTCCGCCGGGCTGCCCGAAATCACGCCGCTGTGGATGCTGAAGTACCTGCCGAACATGCCGGCGTGCCACGCCACGATCCTTTACGACATCCAGGGACCGAGCAACACGCAGATCCCCGGCGACACATCGGGGCTGGTCGCGCTGTTCGAGGCCGCCCGGATCATCCGCCGTAACACGGCCGATGTAATGGTGGTGGGCGGGAGCGAAGCCCGCATTAACCCGATCACCCTGAGCCGGCACAACCTGTTCGTCCAGTTGTCGCGCCGAAATGACGATCCGGGCCACGCAGTTCGTCCCTTCGACGCGGACCGCGACGGCACCGTGCTCGGCGAAGGTTCGGCAGTCTTCGCACTCGAAGAACTGAATCACGCCCGCAACCGGAACGCGACCATCCTGGGTGAACTGGTGGGCTGGGCGGCCGGGGTCGATCGCGGCAAGAAAGGTCCGGGACTGGCTCGCGTCATCCGAAACGCTTTGACCGCGGCGGGTATCCAACCGCAAGACGTGGACCACGTTAACGCGCACGGCACCGGCACAACCATTGGCGATTCGTTCGAGGCACGCGGTATCAGTGAAGTGTTTGGACGGGATGTGCCGGTTTTTGCGCCGTTGAGTCGGTTCGGGAACCTCGGCGCGGCCTCCGGATTGATGGAACTGGCGTGCAGCGTGCTCGCTCTCCGTCACGGGCTGTTGCCCGGCACACTCAACCACGAGAAACCGGCCGCGGACTGTCCGATTGCGGTTCACGCCGGCGCGCCGCGCCCCGTAACCAAACCGTATGTGGTGAAAGTGACCTACACGGGCCTCGGTCAGTGCGCCGTGGCAGTTGTGAAGAAGTGGGACTAG
- a CDS encoding patatin-like phospholipase family protein, which translates to MVRTFTRPVSALGLALLLGAVVLGCAGPSAVGDRLTPLKRLRSRDERTPDELKASVGWLDIEAQGAGRSTIRTEDLLAFAEKARTSTKPPVPFPKKHILVVTGGGSYGAYPAGVLVGWTATGTRPEFDVVTGISTGALLGAFAFLGSSEDGELQRCYTTLRSSDIYRKNRLIPALLSESLADSSPLNKVIHQVATDARIARFAEEHRKGRRFYVGTTDLDARRAVVWDMGAIAARDTPESRELFRKVLLASASIPGFFPPVRIPVTVEGKRFVERHIDGGTTSSMFFAPPWVPHAEHEKLPVGWLYGSEVYVLVAGKMYPDPTPVKPRTFAIASNAISTIVYDQTRSDLHKLFLLTTMTGMNYNVSVIPTEVQSPLASTDFDPHEMSRLFSAGTQWAASGPKWRITPPGYEPGEGAKYRAGTVLTDIGRSTGGQLGPPSSPIPVIIPEK; encoded by the coding sequence ATGGTCCGCACGTTCACGCGACCGGTGTCGGCTCTCGGGCTGGCACTGCTCTTGGGTGCTGTCGTGCTCGGGTGCGCTGGTCCGAGTGCCGTGGGCGATCGCCTCACGCCGCTCAAACGCTTGCGCTCACGGGACGAACGCACACCGGACGAGCTGAAGGCGTCCGTGGGGTGGCTCGACATTGAGGCTCAGGGAGCCGGCCGAAGCACCATCCGCACGGAAGACCTGCTCGCGTTCGCTGAGAAGGCGCGCACATCGACCAAGCCCCCCGTTCCGTTCCCCAAAAAGCACATTCTGGTTGTCACCGGAGGGGGCTCTTACGGAGCGTACCCCGCGGGCGTCCTCGTCGGTTGGACCGCGACCGGTACGCGCCCCGAATTTGATGTGGTGACCGGTATTAGTACCGGTGCGCTGCTCGGTGCGTTCGCGTTCCTGGGATCGTCCGAAGACGGCGAACTCCAGCGGTGCTACACCACGCTCCGCAGTTCGGATATTTACCGCAAGAACCGACTCATCCCGGCGCTGCTATCAGAATCACTCGCGGACAGTTCCCCTCTGAACAAAGTCATTCACCAAGTTGCGACGGATGCGCGCATCGCCCGGTTCGCGGAGGAGCACCGCAAGGGCCGCCGGTTCTACGTCGGCACCACCGATCTCGACGCGCGCCGGGCGGTCGTGTGGGACATGGGCGCGATCGCGGCACGCGACACGCCGGAGAGCCGCGAGTTGTTCCGCAAAGTGCTCCTCGCGTCGGCCTCGATTCCGGGATTCTTCCCGCCGGTGCGCATTCCGGTCACGGTGGAGGGCAAGCGGTTCGTCGAGCGCCACATTGACGGCGGCACCACGTCGTCGATGTTCTTCGCCCCGCCGTGGGTTCCGCACGCCGAGCACGAGAAGCTGCCGGTGGGTTGGCTCTACGGTTCCGAGGTGTACGTCCTTGTTGCGGGGAAAATGTACCCGGACCCGACGCCGGTGAAGCCGCGCACGTTCGCCATCGCGAGCAACGCCATCTCCACCATCGTCTACGACCAGACGCGCAGCGACCTGCACAAGCTTTTCTTGCTTACAACGATGACCGGGATGAACTACAACGTGTCGGTGATCCCGACGGAAGTGCAGTCCCCGCTGGCCAGCACCGATTTCGATCCGCACGAAATGTCGCGCCTGTTCAGCGCGGGCACGCAGTGGGCTGCCTCCGGTCCGAAATGGCGCATCACACCGCCGGGTTACGAACCGGGTGAGGGTGCGAAATACCGCGCTGGTACAGTTCTCACTGACATCGGCCGATCGACCGGCGGCCAACTCGGTCCGCCGAGTAGTCCGATCCCGGTAATCATCCCGGAGAAGTGA
- a CDS encoding CDP-alcohol phosphatidyltransferase family protein — protein MIRTLSHLVPNGLSGARLVLGVAFPFIPAEWRLWAVIGAALSDLLDGLTARWMHAESNAGRLLDPVADKVFVLALVATLLAEGALHPLWALGLAIRDVTVLVGLVYVIARRQWGVGRRMRPSLLGKATTAAQFVVLALLVMSTGAPMWVLAAVTFLSALAAWDYARWFWGEPSVGSAAHSARELTHERSP, from the coding sequence GTGATCCGAACCTTGTCGCACCTTGTTCCCAATGGCCTTTCGGGGGCGCGCCTGGTGCTCGGAGTGGCGTTCCCGTTCATTCCCGCGGAGTGGCGGCTGTGGGCCGTGATCGGCGCAGCGCTTTCGGACCTGCTCGATGGTCTCACGGCGAGGTGGATGCACGCGGAATCAAACGCCGGTCGGTTGCTCGATCCCGTCGCGGACAAGGTGTTCGTGCTGGCGCTCGTCGCTACGCTCCTGGCGGAAGGGGCGCTTCACCCGCTCTGGGCGCTGGGGCTCGCGATTCGTGACGTCACCGTGCTCGTCGGGCTGGTCTACGTCATCGCGCGCCGGCAATGGGGTGTGGGCCGGCGGATGCGCCCGTCGTTACTTGGTAAGGCGACCACTGCGGCGCAGTTCGTGGTGCTGGCGCTGCTGGTCATGTCCACCGGGGCGCCGATGTGGGTGCTCGCGGCGGTCACCTTTCTGAGCGCGCTTGCCGCCTGGGATTACGCGCGTTGGTTCTGGGGCGAACCTTCGGTCGGGTCCGCGGCACACTCCGCGCGAGAACTGACACACGAGCGGAGTCCGTGA
- the hemF gene encoding oxygen-dependent coproporphyrinogen oxidase, whose translation MHERASTYFRELQDRICAALESADGGATFREDTWTRPGGGGGRSRVIENGTVFEKGGVNFSEVFGAFTPEFAKQMPGDGLAFTAVGVSLVLHPRSPLIPTVHANFRYLTHGAKAWFGGGGDLTPYYPLREDVVHFHRIWKQACGTHVAVADHAKMKKDCDDYFHLKHRNEARGVGGIFFDYMDATEDAFAFVRDAGNAFLDAYLPIVERRKGLSYSPDQRFFQEYRRGRYVEFNLVYDRGTVFGLKTDGRTESILMSLPPVVRYIYDYRPAPGSPEAELTEYWLKPNDWAAMEG comes from the coding sequence ATGCACGAACGCGCTTCGACCTATTTCCGAGAACTACAGGACCGCATCTGTGCGGCGCTCGAAAGCGCCGACGGCGGGGCCACGTTTCGCGAGGACACGTGGACGCGGCCCGGGGGCGGCGGCGGGCGCTCGCGCGTGATCGAGAACGGCACCGTGTTCGAGAAGGGCGGGGTGAACTTCTCCGAAGTGTTCGGCGCGTTCACGCCGGAATTCGCGAAACAAATGCCCGGCGACGGGCTGGCGTTCACGGCCGTCGGCGTGTCGCTCGTGTTGCACCCGCGCAGCCCGCTGATCCCGACCGTACACGCGAACTTCCGCTACCTGACGCACGGCGCGAAGGCGTGGTTCGGCGGCGGCGGCGACCTCACGCCGTACTACCCGCTCAGGGAAGACGTGGTCCATTTCCACCGCATCTGGAAACAGGCGTGTGGCACCCACGTGGCGGTCGCGGACCACGCGAAGATGAAGAAGGACTGCGACGATTACTTCCACCTCAAGCACCGCAACGAGGCCCGCGGGGTCGGCGGCATCTTCTTCGACTACATGGACGCCACCGAAGATGCGTTCGCGTTCGTGCGCGACGCGGGGAACGCATTCCTCGATGCGTACTTGCCGATCGTGGAGCGCCGAAAGGGGTTGAGCTACTCGCCGGATCAGCGGTTCTTTCAGGAGTACCGGCGCGGGCGGTACGTGGAGTTCAACCTGGTGTACGACCGCGGCACGGTGTTCGGCTTGAAGACGGACGGCCGCACCGAGAGCATCCTGATGAGCCTCCCGCCGGTGGTGCGGTACATTTACGACTACCGCCCCGCGCCCGGATCGCCGGAGGCGGAACTGACGGAATACTGGCTCAAGCCGAACGACTGGGCCGCGATGGAGGGGTAA
- a CDS encoding carbon starvation CstA family protein: MDLFAITLYSRDPGSGRLLLHAMPVMVVVLCCLAIAYRYYSAFLAAKVAVLDDSRVTPANRLNDGQNYHPTNKWVLFGHHFAAISGAGPLIGPVLAIQYGFAPGLVWLVIGVCLAGAVQDMLVLAASVRRDGKSIAEIARHELGYPAAIIASVAILFIVVIALAGLGIVVVKALGGEEVKLPAETRVILPQIGESAKEIETTGTSVTLQFPPGCTLLYEPANAQRTVRSEAFRVRCPQPPSVNRVHEGRLMIEPFGDRKTIFRNEIPAVYTLPAGSTQLVPGSSWGTFTIACTIPIALLVGLWMYRIRPGRVVEASLIGGFLTLAAVVAGNWVPGSPLERFFSLTRDQTIVTLGVYGFIAAVLPVWLLLGPRDYLSSFLKIGTVGLLIVSVCVANPALQAPPINEVFLNGGPTFPGQIFPFVFICIMCGSISGFHSLVSSGTTPKMVEKESHIRTIGYGSMLIEGLVGVTALIAAAALPSELYYAINVPIDRAPEYQKQLDEVYDKYGVKVPPEGKDPAHATNVDSPQHLDLGQVEEKVGGESLRGRTGGAVTLAVGMSVIFEQAFNWFGVTGEWLLKYWYHFAIMFEALFILTTIDAGTRIARFLLQESVGRVYAPMAKQNWLPGALFASAAVTGGWCWLVWTGSVDTIWPMFGVANQLLAVLALALVTTWMVNNGRGKYAAVTIVPMLFVTSTTLTASVQLVTGRFAQLIETGRAKVAAGAPEVGQKMILTGYLNTALTIFVVTCVVTLLFWSAARWLTVWLGWGKPGNAPKASSPNPNGAA; this comes from the coding sequence ATGGACCTGTTCGCTATTACGCTGTACTCGCGCGACCCCGGTTCCGGGCGCCTGCTCCTGCACGCGATGCCGGTGATGGTCGTCGTGCTTTGCTGTCTCGCCATTGCTTACCGCTATTACTCCGCGTTCCTCGCGGCGAAGGTCGCGGTACTCGACGATTCGCGCGTCACGCCCGCGAACCGGCTCAACGACGGCCAGAACTACCACCCTACAAACAAATGGGTGCTGTTCGGCCACCACTTCGCGGCTATCTCCGGGGCCGGACCACTGATCGGTCCCGTACTCGCCATCCAGTACGGCTTCGCGCCCGGGTTGGTGTGGCTGGTGATCGGCGTGTGCCTCGCGGGGGCCGTTCAGGACATGCTCGTGCTGGCCGCGAGCGTTCGGCGCGACGGGAAATCGATTGCCGAAATCGCGCGCCACGAACTCGGGTACCCGGCCGCGATCATCGCATCGGTCGCGATCCTGTTCATCGTGGTGATTGCGCTCGCCGGTTTGGGCATTGTGGTGGTGAAGGCACTCGGCGGCGAAGAGGTGAAGTTACCCGCCGAAACTCGGGTGATACTACCGCAAATTGGTGAATCCGCAAAGGAAATTGAAACAACTGGAACCAGCGTAACGCTGCAATTCCCGCCGGGTTGCACACTACTTTACGAGCCGGCGAATGCACAACGAACCGTGCGCTCAGAAGCATTCCGCGTGCGCTGCCCTCAACCACCTTCCGTGAACCGAGTTCATGAAGGTCGATTGATGATCGAGCCTTTTGGGGACCGCAAAACGATATTTCGTAACGAAATTCCCGCGGTGTATACACTCCCCGCGGGTTCAACTCAACTCGTGCCCGGCTCATCGTGGGGCACGTTCACCATCGCGTGTACGATCCCGATCGCGCTGCTGGTCGGGCTGTGGATGTACCGCATCCGACCGGGGCGCGTGGTCGAGGCGTCGCTCATCGGCGGGTTCCTTACACTCGCGGCAGTTGTGGCCGGGAACTGGGTTCCCGGGTCGCCGCTCGAACGCTTCTTCTCTCTCACACGCGATCAGACCATCGTTACCCTGGGCGTCTACGGGTTCATCGCCGCAGTGCTCCCGGTGTGGCTGCTGCTCGGACCGCGCGACTACCTCTCCAGCTTCCTGAAGATCGGCACCGTCGGGTTGCTCATCGTGAGCGTGTGTGTCGCGAACCCGGCACTTCAGGCCCCGCCGATCAACGAAGTGTTCCTCAACGGCGGGCCGACGTTCCCGGGGCAGATCTTCCCGTTCGTGTTCATCTGCATCATGTGCGGCTCGATTAGCGGCTTCCACTCGCTGGTTTCCAGCGGCACGACGCCGAAAATGGTCGAGAAGGAATCGCACATCCGCACGATCGGATACGGCTCGATGTTGATCGAAGGGTTGGTCGGCGTCACCGCGCTAATCGCTGCTGCGGCGCTGCCATCGGAGTTGTACTACGCGATCAACGTGCCCATCGACCGCGCGCCCGAGTACCAGAAGCAACTCGACGAGGTGTACGACAAGTACGGCGTGAAGGTGCCCCCGGAAGGAAAAGACCCGGCGCACGCGACCAATGTGGATTCACCGCAGCACCTCGATTTGGGTCAGGTGGAAGAAAAGGTCGGCGGCGAGTCACTGCGTGGGCGGACGGGCGGCGCGGTCACGCTCGCCGTGGGGATGTCCGTCATCTTCGAGCAGGCGTTCAACTGGTTCGGTGTTACGGGCGAGTGGCTCCTGAAATACTGGTACCACTTCGCGATCATGTTCGAGGCGCTCTTTATTCTCACGACGATTGATGCCGGGACGCGCATCGCGCGGTTCTTGCTCCAAGAAAGTGTGGGGCGCGTTTACGCTCCGATGGCCAAACAGAACTGGTTGCCCGGGGCGCTCTTCGCCAGCGCCGCGGTTACCGGCGGGTGGTGCTGGCTCGTGTGGACCGGCAGCGTCGATACCATCTGGCCCATGTTCGGCGTTGCCAACCAGTTGCTCGCGGTGCTGGCGCTCGCCCTGGTAACAACGTGGATGGTGAACAACGGGCGCGGAAAGTACGCGGCCGTCACGATCGTCCCGATGCTGTTCGTGACCAGCACCACGCTCACGGCTAGCGTGCAATTGGTCACGGGCCGGTTCGCGCAGTTGATCGAAACCGGGCGCGCAAAGGTGGCTGCCGGGGCGCCCGAGGTGGGGCAGAAAATGATCCTGACGGGCTACCTCAACACGGCACTCACCATCTTCGTCGTCACGTGCGTCGTCACGCTGCTGTTTTGGTCCGCGGCGCGCTGGCTGACGGTGTGGCTGGGTTGGGGTAAACCCGGGAACGCCCCGAAAGCCAGTTCCCCGAACCCGAACGGTGCAGCGTGA
- a CDS encoding 3-oxoacyl-ACP reductase family protein: MILKDQIALVTGGSRGIGRGIVLALAREGAKVSFVYRGNAEAAQQLVQEVAAAGGVAQAVQADVADPAAAEAVVGAILAEHGRIDILVNNAGVIRDKLFLKMDAEDWNTVINTNLTGTFAFCRAVAQPMAFKQRSGRIINLSSIAAEHVNKGQANYAASKGAINSFTRVLAAELAARNVLVNAVAPGFIATDMSQAVRNMAGEDNLKKLIPVRRLGTPDDIANVILFLCGPGAAYITGQVITVDGGLSLGAVSG, from the coding sequence ATGATTTTGAAGGATCAAATCGCGCTGGTGACGGGCGGGAGCCGGGGAATCGGGCGCGGGATCGTGCTCGCCCTGGCCCGCGAAGGCGCGAAAGTTTCCTTTGTCTACCGCGGGAACGCGGAAGCGGCGCAGCAACTCGTTCAGGAAGTGGCCGCGGCCGGTGGCGTCGCGCAAGCGGTGCAGGCGGACGTGGCCGATCCCGCGGCGGCCGAGGCCGTCGTCGGCGCAATTCTGGCGGAACACGGGCGAATTGATATTCTGGTGAACAACGCCGGTGTCATTCGCGACAAATTGTTCCTCAAGATGGACGCTGAGGACTGGAACACGGTCATCAACACCAACCTGACCGGAACGTTCGCGTTCTGCCGGGCGGTTGCCCAACCGATGGCGTTCAAGCAGCGGTCCGGGCGCATTATTAACCTGTCGAGCATCGCCGCCGAACACGTGAACAAGGGCCAGGCGAACTACGCGGCGAGCAAGGGCGCGATCAACAGTTTCACGCGGGTGCTCGCGGCGGAACTGGCCGCCCGAAACGTACTTGTGAACGCTGTTGCCCCCGGTTTCATTGCGACCGACATGAGCCAGGCCGTGCGGAACATGGCCGGCGAAGACAACCTTAAAAAGCTCATTCCGGTGCGGCGGCTCGGCACACCGGACGACATCGCCAACGTGATTCTCTTCCTCTGCGGTCCCGGCGCTGCGTACATCACCGGGCAGGTGATTACTGTGGACGGCGGCCTCAGCCTCGGGGCGGTGTCCGGCTGA
- a CDS encoding hydroxymyristoyl-ACP dehydratase yields MRFHLIDRIDRWEPGKTLAATKYLALGEEYLADHFPQFPVMPGVLMLQACVESAAWLWRVTTDFAHPVIVLRELKSVKYGTFMLPGRRMDVTTEMTKVDATAGTATFKTKGINDAGESTVNAIFVLHGYSLANRGSTGAATDSRLIEHWKTRWALLTGELRKK; encoded by the coding sequence ATGCGGTTCCACCTGATCGATCGAATCGACCGCTGGGAACCGGGCAAAACGCTGGCGGCGACGAAGTACCTCGCGCTGGGGGAAGAGTACCTCGCCGACCACTTCCCGCAGTTCCCGGTCATGCCCGGCGTGCTCATGCTGCAGGCGTGCGTGGAATCGGCGGCGTGGTTGTGGCGCGTGACGACCGACTTCGCACACCCGGTGATCGTGCTCCGGGAACTCAAGAGTGTGAAGTACGGCACGTTTATGCTCCCCGGGCGACGGATGGACGTGACTACAGAAATGACGAAAGTCGACGCGACGGCCGGCACCGCGACGTTTAAGACCAAGGGAATCAACGACGCGGGTGAATCGACCGTTAATGCGATCTTCGTTCTTCACGGGTACTCTCTTGCGAATCGTGGGTCCACGGGGGCCGCAACCGACTCCCGCTTGATCGAGCACTGGAAGACCCGCTGGGCACTGCTCACCGGCGAATTGCGGAAGAAATAA
- a CDS encoding DUF6428 family protein yields MELGTRRGAGIVKERDTLTGDTRMNVAQFRAVLLADPDAALHLMLPDGDFVPAHFHVTEIGRVQKDFMDCGGTTRSAVSCVLQVWVANDTAHRLTAGKLAGILRLAAPLLGSDDLPVEVEYERDAVSQFPVAFAEATPAGALFHLGRKHTDCLAPDKCGVSGCAPAPNGSAQGCC; encoded by the coding sequence ATGGAACTTGGAACCCGGCGCGGCGCCGGTATCGTGAAAGAGCGCGACACCCTCACCGGAGATACGCGGATGAACGTGGCCCAATTTCGAGCCGTGCTGCTGGCCGACCCGGACGCAGCGCTGCACCTGATGCTCCCCGACGGCGACTTCGTGCCCGCGCACTTCCACGTCACCGAGATCGGGCGCGTGCAGAAGGACTTCATGGATTGCGGCGGAACGACCCGCTCCGCGGTTTCGTGTGTGCTTCAGGTGTGGGTCGCGAACGACACCGCGCACCGCCTGACCGCGGGCAAACTGGCCGGCATTCTGCGGCTCGCGGCCCCGCTGCTCGGTTCGGACGATTTGCCGGTCGAAGTGGAGTACGAGCGCGACGCGGTCTCGCAGTTCCCGGTCGCGTTCGCGGAGGCGACGCCCGCCGGCGCGCTGTTCCACCTCGGCCGCAAGCACACCGATTGTCTCGCGCCGGACAAGTGCGGCGTCAGCGGGTGCGCTCCCGCACCGAATGGCTCGGCACAGGGGTGTTGCTAA
- a CDS encoding SDR family NAD(P)-dependent oxidoreductase: MSTSRKVALVTGSATGVGRACAVRFAKLGYAVVVNYSKSETEAQETLALVEAEGVPALLCKTTVADAGAVNEMIAATEASFDRLDVLVNNAGTTHFVPHTDLDALTDQVWDDIFKVNVMGTFYCTRAAMPLLKASQGNVVNVTSVAGLTGLGSSIPYCASKAALNCMTQSLARAFGPDVRVNAVAPGPILTRWLEGREAHIAKFLEHAPLGRAANPDDIADAVVYLATGTTLTTGQVLVVDGGRTM, translated from the coding sequence ATGTCCACGTCTCGCAAAGTCGCGCTCGTTACGGGCAGTGCCACCGGCGTCGGGCGCGCGTGCGCCGTCCGGTTCGCCAAACTCGGCTACGCGGTCGTCGTGAACTACTCGAAGTCCGAAACCGAAGCGCAGGAAACGCTCGCTCTCGTCGAGGCCGAAGGCGTGCCGGCTCTGTTATGCAAAACGACGGTCGCGGACGCGGGCGCGGTGAACGAGATGATCGCCGCCACGGAAGCGAGCTTTGACCGGCTCGACGTACTCGTGAACAACGCGGGCACCACGCACTTCGTCCCGCACACCGATCTCGATGCGCTGACCGATCAGGTGTGGGACGACATCTTCAAAGTGAACGTGATGGGCACGTTCTACTGCACCCGGGCCGCGATGCCGCTCCTGAAGGCGAGCCAGGGAAATGTGGTCAACGTGACGAGCGTCGCGGGGTTGACGGGCTTGGGAAGCTCGATCCCGTACTGCGCGAGCAAGGCCGCGCTGAACTGTATGACGCAGTCCCTCGCCCGCGCCTTCGGGCCGGACGTGCGGGTGAACGCGGTCGCCCCCGGACCGATCCTCACACGCTGGCTCGAAGGGCGTGAGGCGCACATCGCCAAGTTCTTGGAACACGCTCCGCTCGGGCGCGCCGCCAACCCCGACGACATCGCCGACGCGGTCGTCTACCTCGCGACCGGCACCACACTGACGACCGGGCAAGTTTTGGTCGTCGATGGCGGCCGAACGATGTAA
- a CDS encoding acyl carrier protein, which translates to MTREDIFGKVRTTLIDALSVDDDQVTPTARLKGDLGAESIDFLDIVFRLEKQFGVTIPREELFPESIFQGDSTFVANGKVTPVGLVELEKQMPYADLTEFKKDPRIDKVEDLFTVDLIVRYLESKVAAKK; encoded by the coding sequence ATGACGCGCGAAGATATTTTTGGCAAGGTCCGTACCACGCTCATCGACGCGCTCAGTGTCGACGACGATCAGGTGACGCCGACCGCACGACTCAAGGGCGACCTGGGCGCCGAGTCCATCGACTTCCTGGACATCGTGTTCCGGCTGGAAAAACAGTTCGGCGTCACGATCCCGCGCGAAGAGCTGTTCCCGGAATCCATCTTCCAGGGCGACTCGACGTTCGTCGCGAACGGGAAGGTGACCCCGGTCGGGCTGGTCGAGCTCGAAAAGCAAATGCCCTACGCCGACCTCACCGAGTTCAAGAAAGACCCGCGGATCGACAAGGTCGAAGACCTGTTCACCGTCGATCTGATCGTGCGCTACCTGGAATCGAAGGTCGCCGCCAAGAAGTGA
- a CDS encoding beta-hydroxyacyl-ACP dehydratase, protein MRWTWIDRFVTFESGKSATAVKNLSLAEDHFADHFPGFPVMPAPLILEGLAQTGGILVGEARQYRENVVLAKMTAKFHHDAMAGEQLTYTTTLLDLNDTGARVSATAHSGADLVVEAEIMFAHANPSQLPPGLPDTKFVFSGQITHLLRMAAAVSKPAPPSE, encoded by the coding sequence ATGCGCTGGACGTGGATCGACCGGTTCGTGACGTTCGAGTCCGGCAAGTCGGCCACGGCGGTGAAGAACCTGAGCCTGGCCGAAGACCACTTCGCCGATCACTTCCCCGGCTTCCCGGTGATGCCGGCCCCACTCATCCTGGAAGGTTTAGCTCAAACCGGCGGTATCCTCGTGGGTGAGGCGCGCCAGTACCGCGAAAACGTGGTGCTCGCGAAAATGACCGCGAAGTTTCACCACGACGCGATGGCCGGCGAACAGTTAACGTACACGACCACACTGTTGGATTTGAACGACACGGGCGCACGGGTATCGGCCACCGCGCACAGCGGCGCGGACCTCGTGGTCGAAGCCGAGATCATGTTCGCCCACGCGAACCCTTCTCAGCTCCCCCCGGGACTACCCGACACCAAGTTCGTCTTCAGTGGGCAGATCACGCATTTGCTCCGTATGGCGGCCGCGGTGAGTAAACCTGCTCCGCCAAGCGAATAA